Sequence from the Amaranthus tricolor cultivar Red isolate AtriRed21 chromosome 1, ASM2621246v1, whole genome shotgun sequence genome:
ATTAAGTTCGTCCATAGCAAGAGCTTTGGTTTCATTAATGGCATGTATTCCGATTGTGATAGTGTGTAGTTGAATGTATTTTCAATAAAGAGGAAAGGCATGATAGCCATATGTTTTTATTTGCCTCTATTTTATATCGATTTACTTATTTACTCTGATACTTTTGTCATTATTTAAAGACAATAATTGTATTTTACTATCAATTAATCACTTTTTTAATACTTGTGCCAAGTTGAAATAGTGTAATAATCATAAAATGCTTTTGAAATAATTATATGATAATCTTATTGCATGTCTAATTGCCAATGTTACTTAATTAACTTTGCTTAGCTAAACGCAACTTTATGAAGTATTATTGGTTGGGTCTCGtcctaaaatattaaaatcaaactatattgtttttattaaatcAAGATCCGATCATGACATATTAGGTCTTATAAAATAAGACTCGAATTTCTTATGTTAGGATTTAGTCTTGATTTGAAATGGGTCTATAATGCGTCATTGATGAGATCAGTCTAAGCCTAATGGTTGGGTTTGGGTCGGACTTATGATCAATGGGTTGAGAGTCTGCTTAGAAAAGATTAGTAAGCAATATTCTCTCTGTTGTGAATGGGCTATGACAATGGTGAAGAAACAAGCAACAAACAAATGTAaagaaaaaccataaaaacagaGCAAAATAATGGAGAAGACAAAACACAAGaaatatatgaggtatctaaggatacctcaccctcaaaacaagtatcttatcattaatatactcaacaatacattaatgactcacctCAAAAAGCTTTAAGAACAACCTCTCAAAGAAAAGACCTCACCTTTAATGGTGGTCTCTCACAAACTCACTAATACAATGAAGAACTCTCTTGGATTAAACCCTAGTTGCTTCTAGTGTATTAGCTTCACTCACATCACTCTAATGAAGTTCTAAGGACCCTTATATAGCTCTAAAACTAATTAGAGGACCCTAGGAAAAAAGCCTTAAAAGGCCCACAAAACCAAGGACTTAAACAGAAGCCTACTGATTTCGCGCACTAGGGAACGCTCGATCGAGAGGTTATGCTCGACTTGGTCGAGCGGTGTTCCAGAACCCTCTGACTTGTTGCCCCTGCTTGGCTCAATCGAGCCAATCATGCTCGACCACTCGAGCAGTCTTCAAACCCTCCCAATCTTCGTGTGACACCCCAAATCATCCACCTTGATCAGTTCATCAAGGGATCCAAATCTTAGGCCTCTATAGCTCATGTCCCTCACATCTTCACTCTCAAGAATGCAAGATAAGGTATGAGCAATCAAATGATTAAATTCATGACCAAAGTCATGGAATTATGTCTTGACTCAACACTTCCAATTCCAAATAACTTGAGAAACAATATGCTTAGACAACTCAATAAGCAACATGTTTCTTGTATACTAACACTGCTTTTAGGCACCCAATCAAGATGATTTCATATCTAATTTAAAACAATATCTCTTATATATGGTTACAAACCTTAGCTTTCAAAAGTTGCGAGGTGTAATGAGGCGTAAAAGGTTTTTGGAGTCTATGTGCAAAGTTCAGGGCGAACACACAAACTTTTTATAGGTAAGACATACTTTTTCActaaaaagcttaaacttaatttttaaaacacTTTATACTCTAATACTTAAAATAACATTACATTCATGTTAAAATGGTAACAAGcttgaaaaagttaaaaattattaCAGTAAACGCTattttagcacgtaattatTATAATGAGAACATGAAGAATACCTAAAGttattttgttctttttcaCCTATTAATTTACTCTTCTTATAGTAGCAACAACTTCACGAACTTCATATTCAAATGAATTTGAATTTCGAGTTTAAGTTAATTACTCAACCCAACAAGAAGGTGCACTAGGCACAAAACGCATCGAGATGCACCACGGTGCATGCCTTTTATTGGCTAGGCCTCACCTAGCCAAGAGTTTTTCAGACGAGCCTAAGCTCGAGACACACAAGACACAAAGAAAGGAACATTTTTTAAAAGCTAAGCTAGGGACTAAATATTCTAGGACTAAAATACTTTGggaaaaacataaaagaaaatacgCCGACAAGAACCAATCATATCCAATAAAACATGTATAAGACGACCTCAAAtaatatattctcataatatatattaaatgggCGCGCCCCTCttaatgagaccgtctcatataacAATGTGTGTTATTTCTTTAGTTTGTATTGATATACTAAAAGTCTAGCTACCATTTACTTTAAATAACAACAAGCATGGCCGGCTTTTGTAAGTATAAACTTTTAGAAGCTGCTTATAATTTTGCTGATGCAGGTATCTCTGCACTGCCAGCATTTCTTGTGCTGCTAGACCAATACTCTGCTACCAGTTTAGCTAATGAAGAGTTTGTCTGCATAAGCTTTGTTGGCTCGTCATACTCCAATAGTCTCCCTGCACACAAATTGCATCCACAATTACTTATTTACCTTAAAAAGATACTTATCTAAGAATGAAAATATGTTTCCAAGGAAATGGCCAAATTATTTATTGGCTGCACTTTTACGCTTATTATCAAAGaactaactcaatcaaaagtttaagctgatggttaagacTTCAGATATGTGATATATTCTAACATGCACTCTCACACCATCACACGAGAGCCCTGGGCTAAAAGTGTAGATGCAACATAGACCCTCCTCATACGtggtgctaaatattccactttaaatgaggggtggttgagattcgaacccatgacctcttgtcacgttggctctgataccatgtcaaggagtcaactcaaccaaaagtttaaaccgATGGTTGATGtttcagaatatgttatatactcgaACACTTATCACATCGAACTAGACTCGGACCAAATTTTGATATTTGAGAGAAattgtagtagtagtagtagtaatagTAGATGATGGCACATACCAAAGGAAAGGACCATGACCATGTGGCTGTCTGTAACAGTTGGAACTCTATGTGCCAAAGTTATAACGGTACACTGAGAGAAATTCTGTCTGATTATATTCTGCAGGACAGCATCAGTTGCGGATTCAGTGGATGCTGTCGCTTCATCGAGCACTAAGATCTTGTTCCGCTTCAATAAAACTCTTCCTTGGCAAAACAACTGTCTCTGCCCGGCACTCCAATTTTGtccttcatcgttcactgtAAAACAATGTAAACTATCTACTTGTGCACATTACTTTTAactaaattttgttatgtgtaatATCATGAGTGAAAGAAATCTTTTCCGTGTCAATTACATTCCTTTGACtatgaatatatacaaattacATGCTCTAATCATGCCACTAATTAAGCTAAGAGATATTCATCAAAATATTCACAGCGACAAACTAAGAAACTGATATATACTAAGTCAAAGAtatattatcaattaatatatcTTAACACACCCCCATTGTCTAAGCGGGAGGAGGGCGAACACTTAGACTAGCCTTGAAATCTTCAAAAAGCACACGAGGGAGCCCCTTTGTAAAAATATCTGCAATTTGGTGCCTAGAAGGGACATGAAGAACACGTACCTCACCACGTGCTACTTTTTCTCGAACAAACAAAATGTCCATCTCTATATGTTTTGTTCGTTGATGATGTACCGGATTGCCAGAAAGATAAATAGCACTCACATTGTCACAATACACCAATGTTGCCTTTTTAATCGGACAATGTAACTCCAAAAGTATGTTTCGAAGCCAACATGACTCAGAAACCACATTAGCAACGCCCCTGTACTCTGCCTCAGCACTAGACTTAGATAGAGTAGGTTGTCGTTTTGAGGACCAAGAAATCAAATTATCACCCAAATACACACAATATCCGGATGTGGAGCGTCTAGTATCCGGACATCCGGCCCAATCAGCATCTGTATATGACACAAGAGAGGAAATAGATGATGGATACAGATGCAAATCGTGGTCAATAGTGCCCTGTACATAACGAATAACTCGTTTGAGAGCCGCCATATGACTCTCTTTCGGATCATGCATATGTAAGCAAACCTGTTGGACCGCATATGAGATATCCGGTCTAGTAAAGGTAAGATATTGCAAGGCCCCTGCAAGACTACGATACAATGTAGGGTCGGCACAAGGAAAACCGGTAGAACTGGCCTTTTGTTTGACCTCAATAGGCATAGCCGAAGGTTTGCATGAAGCCATCCCTGCTCGGTCAATAATTTCCTCCGCATATTTGCGTTGCGACAAAAATAATCCACCCTTATGTGTTGTCACTGCTATGCCAAGAAAATAATTAAGCTTACCCAAGTCCTTCATAGCAAATTCCGAGTTAAGAAGGGACATAATAGAACGCCGCAGAGAATCAGAAGAAGCAGTAAGaataatgtcatcaacatataaaagtaaataagccACATTGTTTCCCTGACGATAAATAAATAGGGAATTGTCACTCTTACTATTAGTGAAACCAATAGAAGAAACAAAATCTGCAAACCTCTTATACCACGCTCGGGGTGCTTGCTTAAGACCATATAAGGAGCCCCGTAATAAACACACATAATCAGGGTGAGTTTTATCACGGTACCCAAGGGGTTGATGCATATAGACCGTCTCCTGAAGCCTACCATGCAGAAAGGCGTTCTTAAAATCAAGCTGATGTATCGACCAAGCTTTAGATAAAGCAAGGCTAAGAACAGTACGGATAGTAGCCGGCTTCACCACCGGACTAAAAGTCTCCCCACAATCAATGCCAACTTGTTGTGTTTTGCCATTACCTACAAGACGGGCTTTATGCCTCTCAAAAGAACCGTCAGATTTCACCTTATGAGTAAAAATCCACATAGAACGAATAACATTAACAGCAGGCGGATGGGGCATCAACTCCCACGTCTTATTTTTAATAAGAGCATTAAATTCATCATCCATTGCCATTTTCCAATTCGGGTCACGAAGAGCTGAAATGGGGTTGCGAGGGAGAGGGGATTTCGTAACATTAGAAACCATAGTGTTGaaatttgtatattttggaTTTGGTTTAAATATCCCATTTTTGCTTCTTGTGGTAATAGAAGGAGGAAGAGTGGGAATTGGATTATGAATCTGTGGGCTAGGGGGAGCAATTGGGCTTGCTGAGTGGGTAGGCCGCGAGTGGGCCGTGGCTGATTGAACAGGCCCATGGTCCACCAGTGGGCTAGTTTGCCCAACATCAGCATCCAGGTTAGGGGGAGAAAGGGGGGAGGAAGGTGGGCTCTGGTTAGGGCTTACAGGAGGGGAAATATCACGTGGCCCAGAAAGAGGAAGGTTGTGAGCTGGGCTCGTGGGTGTAGCAGGCCCAGGAGACGTATGGTCAGCAGTAGAGGGCTGCCCAAACGGTGGAGAAGAAAGTTGCATATGGTGAATGATAGAAGGATGAAGCCCTTCATCCAAAAAATCATATGTGTGAGAAGAGGGTCTATGCAActtagaaaaaggaaaaaacgaTTCATCAAACACAACATGTCGGCTTATGAAAATCTTGTGAGAAGATAGATCATAACACTTGTAACCCCTATGATTAGACGGAAACCCCAAGAAAACACAAGGTGTAGAGCGAGGTTGAAGTTTATTAATAGTAGTGGACGGAAAAAAGGGATAACACAAGCAACCAAAAACCCGCAAATGAGAATAAGACGGCTTTCTTTGATATAGGACCTCTAGAGGAGACTTAGACTCGAGTAACTTGGAATTATATTATGAAGATAAGTAGCCATTTGTAACGCATGATGCCCAAAGAGATGGAGGTAAAGAGGCATGTGCAAGAAGGGTGCGAATAATATTATAATGACCTTATTTTTCATTCGGCCTTCCCATTTTGAGACGAGGTATGAGGACATGAAAGACGAAATGTCATACCATTAGACTCACACATAGCCCAAAAAGATCCGTTATCATATTCCCTCCCATTATCACATTGAAATGTCTTAATAGGTCGTTCAAATTGGGTTTGAATTAATGCTTGAAATGCTAAGACTTTATCAAAAACATCCGATTTCTTAGCTAAaggaaaagtccacaaaaaTTTTGAGAAATCATCCAAAATAAGCATATAGTAACGGTGACCCGATGAACTCAAAACGGGTGATGACCAAAGATCACTATGAACAATATCAAAAGGCATAGTAGTATTAGAAGTAGAAGAAACAAAAGGCAATTTAATATGTTTTCCAAGTACACATGAATGACAAACATTAGAACTAGAGGAGTGAGTACATTCAATGCTTTTATTGTTACTAAGAGTCTTTAAAATAGAAGATCCTGGATGTCCCAATCGAGCATGCCAAAAAAAAGAAGCTAACGCCGTAAAGGTTGATTGAGAAGAGCGTGAGAAAGTGGTAGTGAGTGGATAAAGGTCCCCTTGGCTATCACATCTCATTATGGGCATCCCCGTCCGATAGTCCTTCACAGAAAAACCATAAGGGTCAAACTCAAAAGACACACAATTATCAGTGGTAAAGCGACGAACAAAACTAagatttttaatgagttttgggGCATGTAGGACGTTAGAGAGAGAGAACGGAGAATTAGGGGATGGCAAAGTAGTATTTCCACAACCACGAATTGGAATAGTATGACCATTACCAACAACAATACTATTATGATGATTactcaaattaaaataagacgAGAGATTACCGTTGGTGGATGTCATATGAGAAGTAGCACCGGTATCCATGTACCACGAGGGATCGGGCTGCTGTAGAGACATGGTGTGAAAAGCTGACTCCAAATCTGTTGGAACATAGGAAGGAGACTGAGACGCTGCATATGCTTGTTGTTGGGGTCGTGGACCAAGAACCCCTTGTTGTGGTCTTGATGGGCCTTGAGGCCTAGCCCAGCCTTGGGTTGGAAAAGGGCAAGGGGGAGCAGCCCACGGCCAACCCCAAGGTGGGTAAGCTTGCTGCTGCCAAAACGGAGCCACGCCCCATTGCTTTTGCTGACTGCCGCCACGGCTTGCACCACTCCTGGCTCCGGAACTGTGACCACCCCCGGCGGCAGGACCACGACCACTACCTCTGTGCTGCCCTTTTTTTTCAGAATTCTTCTTATGATTTTTGTTCTTCCCGCGATTATTACCCCAACTATCTGAACCCGAATCATCATCACGAGAGGTCGCCACCAAAGCAGAAGCAGAAACCCGAAGCCATTGCTGCCCGTTTTGCCAAGCCCGCCTCCTCCAAGGTAAGCATTGAACGGGCTTGGTAAAATTGAGGGAGAGGAGAGCTTTGACGGATAAGGGTAGCAACACCATTATACGGTTCGGTGAGGCCCGAAACCAACTGGAGAACAAGACGATTATTGTCCACCGGAGCTCCAACATTGCGCAATTGATCGGAAAGACCCTTGAGTCTTTGACAGTAAGTCGATGCATTTGGAAAATCCTCCATTTTTGTAGAGGAAAAGTCTTGTTCTAGAGTTACGGCACGAGAGTTTTGATTGTCTTGGAATATATCACGTAACCTATTCCAAGCCTCCATTGCCGTAGCATGGGGTTCCATAATGGTCTCCAAGAGATCACCAGAAATAGTGGAGTAAATCCACGAGATTACGGCAGCATCCAATGTAGACCACTATTCCTGTTCTTCGTCAGTAAGAGGAGGCTTCTCCGTCGCCTTGTCATTGGTCAGAGGAGGGATAATATGGTGTAGAACCCGGTGAGAACGAGCGTGAATTTTAAAGAGTTCCGCCCAAGTAGAGTATTGTGAGTTATCAAGAGTAAGAACCACCGGAATGGAGGTCTTGATGTTATTCACAGTGAGAGCGGGGTGATACGAGGTCTTTGAATCCCCCATAgataaagaaaaagagaagcaGAAGAAGAGGGcggaaaaaaaaattggtagGGTGCAGCGGAATAACCCTAAACAACTGATACCATGAAAGAAATCTTTTCCGTGTCCATTACATTCCTTTGACtatgaatatatacaaattacATGCTCTAATCATGCCACTAATTAAGCTAAGAGATATTCATCAAAATATTCACAGCGACAAACTAGGAAACTGATATATACTAAGTCAAAGAtatattatcaattaatatatcTTAACAATGAGTACATTACTCATAATTCATTCTCACCTGATGAGTCTAATTGATTCAGAAGCCTACTTATTGTTGCTTTAAGCTGACATTTTTCAAGTGCCACCCATATGTCTTGATCAGAGTAAAGTCCTAGAGGGTCCAAATTCAACCTTACACTGCCTTTAAAAAGTGTCGGTTCTTGGGAGATGATGCTTAGTTTCATTCTCAAATCCTTTAGGCCGATATAGCAAATATTGAGTCCATCTATGACTATCCCTCCACTTTCCGGTTCCACTAGGCAAAATAAGGTGTTGATCAGAGTAGTTTTTCCACTTCCGGTTCTTCCAACTACTCCTACTCGGTTCCCTTCTTTGAATGTGCATGTAATCCCCTTAAGAACTAATGGGGCGTTAAGACGGTAACTTACCTGAATACACCCACATAAAAGAAATTAACATAAAGTGTTTATTTTGATGTGAGCACATAAACATATTTGTGAGCTCTATTTAGATACCTTTATATTTGTGAGCTCTATTCTTCCTTTATAGGCCCATGAAGATGGAGGTCTATTGTTTTCAATAGTTGCGGGTGGTTCAGACTCAATGTGCATAAACTGTTTGATTCTCTCTATTGAGACGACATGGTTTTCTAAGTTACAATGTCACCAAACCATAAATACATGTGTGCTTGCTAGCGAAAGAGCATACGAAAGACAGTCCTACAAGCCCGGGAGCTACATAACCCTTTGGAAGCATGACAAGTAGGATGGTAGCCGTCAAAAAGGTCAGAAGTTGATGAGCTTCTATTTGGAGGACTAACCATTCGTTAGTGGCTTTTCGTATGGTAGTGACTCCTAGAGATGTCTCGGCTGCATAGTTCATAACCGGTGCCTTGGTTGTTCCGTTGATTCTAGATAGTTCTCTTGCAGAGACTAAGTTATATCTCTGCGAAGGCAAAAAGAATGGAAGCTCAAACTCTGAATGTTATGATGTTTGATACAGAAAGCGTGAAGCATGGATAGCATATTTTCAACCTCCTCCCACCCCTTCACCCAAAAAAAATCCCAACATATCCCTAAGTCCGACTGATATACCAAAAATCAATTCTTTGTACAAAATGTAGTCTTCAAGTAGCAAATAGCAAACCAATTCATCATGGCCTTAAGGCCCAAATATAATACTTGCTCATATCCACTTCaagtgtctcatttgcttttgcACGCTtgtcaatgcactaatttaatccttaatattttcaattgttcataaaaaccataaaaagttaatattaataaaaattacattaagacgaatcaaacaagatccgaCTTGACTATgctttaacttatagattaagaataaaatagaaaaagtgATAGTGCAAAGTTCCAAATGGGACACTTGAAGTGGATAGGAGGGAGACGGGagtacataaaagaaaaataggtGGAAATTTTTCCCTTTGCAGATTTTGCTCATCCACTAAATCTCAATAAGAAATTGATAGTACTCAATGACCTAAAGTTCAGATATTTCTCATCCAGAAAGTATCTATTGATGAAAGTGTATAGGCGATGCACAATTAACTCATATATTTGCGATACAAATGCACTCATTGGGTCACCATTATTCAACTAAGATGGCACAAAAATTTGTCGGAAACACTTAACCTATTGAGTAGTATCCTCAGAGAACCTAGCGTCAAAAGGAGTAGAAGGGTTCGGGTGTGAAGATCCACCGTTCTTTCCAGAACCTTGCTGCAATTCAATCACAAGCCATCTCACTGCTTTACTCATTTGTTCTAGCCTAACAGCACTTATGGGAGGAAGACTAGCAACAGGCTGACCAGGCTTTCCAGCCACTGAACCAGTTGCCTCATCCACCAAGCACTCTGACCCTATTCTCTGCTTCACCGACTCCACAAACTCCTCCGCTTGATCACAAGCAACCCTAAAAAGTTCCCAACGCTGTTTCACGTTCTCGAGGGCAACATCTGTAGCTTTTGTTTTCTGACTTCCTGCTGCTTCTCTTGCTAGTAGGACCCCAGCCGCAGCAACCATAAAATCCTGATAAGCATTATTTAGGGCATCTACAATATTGTCCATTCGCACAATTAACCTGAAAACATGCacaaaatatccaatacacATGAGAAGATGACTATGGCAATTAGCCAAGTGCCTGATCACATTAATTGCAACCTGTTTTGCATGTAAATTTCATTTACCTTGTAAGATTAGATAGATTCATGCCCACATTATCTCAATTTGAAATATATGTAATAGCTGCGACTTAATATAACTAGTGGCTAATTGATTTGACTCAAATGACAAACCAGAAAAATGCAAGTTAATGTAAACAAAATGAATCTGCAGGAAGCACAACAAAAATGTAAGCACCAACCAAAAAGGCCCCATAGGCTTTCCTCCAAAGCATTAACTTTAGCAAACTTATATACAGATggagaaaaaagaaaacaaacatTATAAAGCTACATCAaatcaataatattttaaaataacaggAAGTCCAATTTTAAAGGGTGAAGTAGAAGAGATTACAGTGAACAGAAGAGAATGAAGTCACAAAATAGCATCTTAAAAGCTCGATTCAATTTAAGGAAATGACTATAGAATACAATTGTGTTGTGAATGCCCGAAATCATTGTTGGAAAACAATAAGGTCATTTTAATGTTGCTCATCTCTAGTATCCTTCTCTTCATCTAGCCATCTACTGCATTTTCATGAAGTTTTTCACGTCATACACGCAAcctcaataggttataacacagCTTATTAACAAAAGCCCGAAATCAATTATGCAATAGATAAAACCCTAGAATGAGATATTATTCTCACAATCGCAAACATCTATTCATAATACTTGCCTCAAAGAGATTTGGAATCTGTGGTGAAGACAATTGATTTTGGATGCCTATTAACACGCCTCCTTTTTTTGGATGTCGACTAAACCCTAGAACGAGAAATTGGCAGGGTGCTTTAATATTTTCGCGGGCTTAGTTTGTGTTAAAAGACTTAAATTTTGGAAGGTTAGTTTGTGCCACTTGTGGAGTAGTAGTAATTTGCTACGAGGAAAGAAAGGTTGTAGAATTTTAATCATAACTAAGGCCTTTTGATAATTGGATAATTAgttgtttgataaaataaattattttgcatAAATATACAATTCGTATAAGGcgtactcactagtatctcattGTTTTGATGCAatgcatattattacaataaacaataatgtcttaaataaaattgcatataagggttcgttactgcatgtacgtacctgtaagcgtcactgcacgatcaaaagtcacaaaatcacccgactaaggctctactttcctcttacaaaatgggcacctatataagttatgagtagaactaataagttcccttaactact
This genomic interval carries:
- the LOC130800639 gene encoding ABC transporter C family member 8-like, which gives rise to MHIESEPPATIENNRPPSSWAYKGRIELTNIKVSYRLNAPLVLKGITCTFKEGNRVGVVGRTGSGKTTLINTLFCLVEPESGGIVIDGLNICYIGLKDLRMKLSIISQEPTLFKGSVRLNLDPLGLYSDQDIWVALEKCQLKATISRLLNQLDSSGENEL
- the LOC130800647 gene encoding mediator of RNA polymerase II transcription subunit 32-like translates to MDNIVDALNNAYQDFMVAAAGVLLAREAAGSQKTKATDVALENVKQRWELFRVACDQAEEFVESVKQRIGSECLVDEATGSVAGKPGQPVASLPPISAVRLEQMSKAVRWLVIELQQGSGKNGGSSHPNPSTPFDARFSEDTTQ
- the LOC130828757 gene encoding ABC transporter C family member 8-like, with the translated sequence MIRALNDEGQNWSAGQRQLFCQGRVLLKRNKILVLDEATASTESATDAVLQNIIRQNFSQCTVITLAHRVPTVTDSHMVMVLSFGRLLEYDEPTKLMQTNSSLAKLVAEYWSSSTRNAGSAEIPASAKL